In Synechococcus sp. RS9909, one genomic interval encodes:
- a CDS encoding autotransporter domain-containing protein, translating to MAANPIIPTGNISGGNGINLTSNLGSLITPEFQGGTLTVDQDNSTYTQNFTLNGSTTNTIDANGRVSTFSGIFRDSSNTAGNIIFRDSSAPNIANVIRLQGRHTYTGSSTIESGNVLLDGGSFFKTSPVTVKPGARLGILSSTKAEAGSTVVGGPGSRSHLDINGTFKINGDLTLLERSRTLFNSGDISDTSLAAGTRSLSVTGVLTHNGENIDSRGGNYSINTGELRGSSNILVDGETLTLTIQNDSSFDGGIGDFNPGQQGGALIKKGNSTLVLTRDQGLANLRQLKIEEGQITLNNGNNGTILQTNIESGASLSLPNSSGELTSNSLDVKSSGILKGNGTITGNVRNEGTVSPGNSIGTLTVDGNYVQGASNPNASLNIEVDGSSSDLLKITGDNRTVLLGGNLNISSYNNAAVSPGKIYTAIDVTGDNATGGELGLKTNLNVVGSSGMTFVRETDREFRLLDPAYYATCTSNDPAVLLGCTKLQFAWLKVDPDTGVAVNPDRHKTPGQSTIKAIKQTGGAITAASSGNSSTNTNTCIANGGTTATCQQQNKQGSGSGAANTNSTNVAKTLDAGWASLSAAVTSGVTGGSAIGTTGYTTNQTSAALVTPDFAKVIAAFFSIPTRIELNQALHSITAEPYASMQSVALEAIEQFGKNSLALTDRSVPLTHTETFCKTDDGTLIPADSPERPDTCEERTKTVGSRWSLLLDGTNTEATLDGTSDLASLDYNVFSTIYGLQYAFSPEWSAGGAFGYGQANLYNYEYANSRIQSDTYGGSLWGIYRPSANWKFSGLLGYMNLQYDSSRQMNFGGLNRTAEANWDGNAFTAALDAQYNWALNGDNSDPDAIRIKPRTFLSYAVHNQGSFSEFGAQSLNLDVDSHTADSLLWGIGFTLETPIKLNSTNRLIPRLTVGYEYDFMGDANEEHQLNASFSELPALGSVDVLGQNRGANALDVGLSIEIETSDSVSLYAGVNGGFWSNGTEVSYGGGVKYSW from the coding sequence GTGGCGGCGAATCCAATCATTCCCACAGGAAATATCAGCGGAGGCAATGGCATCAATCTTACGTCAAATCTTGGCTCATTGATAACCCCAGAGTTCCAAGGAGGAACACTCACCGTTGACCAAGACAATTCAACCTACACACAAAATTTCACGCTGAATGGATCGACAACCAATACTATTGATGCTAATGGCAGGGTCTCAACATTCAGCGGAATCTTCAGAGACTCAAGCAACACAGCGGGGAACATCATCTTCCGAGACAGTTCGGCCCCCAACATTGCAAATGTGATTCGTTTACAAGGCCGGCACACCTATACAGGCAGCAGCACCATCGAATCAGGCAATGTGTTGCTTGATGGCGGTTCATTTTTCAAGACTTCACCAGTTACGGTGAAACCTGGGGCTCGCTTGGGCATTTTGAGCAGTACAAAGGCAGAAGCCGGCAGCACCGTTGTTGGAGGCCCAGGCTCCCGCAGCCATCTCGACATCAATGGAACCTTCAAAATCAATGGTGATCTGACCCTGCTCGAGCGCAGCCGCACGCTGTTCAATAGTGGTGATATTAGCGACACAAGCTTGGCTGCAGGAACCAGGAGCCTCTCTGTAACAGGCGTACTTACCCACAACGGTGAGAATATTGATTCACGAGGTGGCAACTACAGCATTAACACTGGTGAGCTCCGTGGAAGCAGCAACATCCTTGTCGACGGCGAGACCCTCACTCTCACCATCCAAAACGACTCCAGTTTCGATGGTGGAATCGGAGACTTCAATCCAGGCCAACAAGGTGGGGCACTTATTAAAAAGGGGAACAGCACACTTGTGCTCACCCGCGATCAAGGCCTGGCCAACCTCAGACAATTAAAGATCGAAGAAGGCCAGATCACACTGAATAACGGGAACAACGGGACGATTCTGCAAACCAATATTGAAAGCGGGGCTTCGTTATCATTGCCAAACAGTTCAGGTGAACTCACCAGCAACTCTCTCGACGTCAAATCCAGCGGAATACTCAAAGGAAATGGCACCATCACGGGCAATGTTCGCAACGAAGGAACGGTCTCTCCGGGTAACTCGATCGGCACACTCACCGTCGATGGCAACTATGTTCAGGGCGCGAGCAATCCGAATGCCAGCCTCAATATCGAGGTGGATGGCTCCAGCAGTGATCTCCTCAAAATCACCGGAGACAATCGCACAGTTCTCCTTGGAGGGAATCTCAACATTTCCAGCTACAACAACGCCGCTGTCTCTCCTGGGAAGATCTACACCGCAATCGACGTCACCGGTGACAACGCCACAGGTGGGGAATTGGGTCTCAAAACCAACCTCAATGTTGTCGGCTCCTCAGGCATGACATTCGTTCGTGAAACAGACCGCGAGTTCCGTCTCCTCGATCCGGCCTATTACGCCACCTGCACCAGCAACGATCCAGCCGTCCTACTCGGTTGCACCAAACTCCAGTTCGCTTGGCTGAAAGTCGATCCCGACACTGGCGTCGCCGTCAATCCCGATCGCCACAAGACACCAGGACAAAGCACCATCAAGGCGATCAAACAAACAGGTGGTGCCATCACCGCCGCTTCATCCGGTAACTCCTCCACCAACACCAACACCTGCATCGCCAACGGCGGCACAACAGCAACCTGTCAGCAGCAAAACAAACAAGGGTCGGGCTCTGGTGCTGCTAACACCAATTCCACCAACGTCGCCAAAACACTTGATGCCGGTTGGGCATCCCTTAGCGCTGCTGTCACCTCCGGTGTCACCGGCGGCTCCGCCATTGGCACCACCGGCTACACCACCAACCAAACCTCAGCGGCCTTGGTCACACCCGATTTCGCCAAGGTGATTGCTGCCTTCTTCTCCATCCCCACACGCATCGAACTCAACCAGGCGCTTCACTCCATCACCGCTGAGCCCTACGCCTCCATGCAATCGGTCGCACTGGAAGCCATCGAGCAGTTCGGGAAAAATTCCCTCGCGCTCACCGATCGCTCCGTTCCGCTCACTCACACCGAAACCTTCTGCAAAACAGACGACGGCACACTCATCCCTGCCGACTCGCCCGAGCGACCCGACACTTGCGAGGAGCGCACCAAAACCGTTGGTTCACGCTGGAGTCTGCTCCTTGATGGCACCAATACCGAGGCCACTCTCGATGGCACCAGCGATCTTGCTTCCCTCGATTACAACGTCTTCTCCACCATTTATGGCCTCCAATACGCCTTCTCTCCCGAGTGGAGTGCAGGTGGTGCCTTTGGCTACGGCCAGGCCAATCTCTACAACTACGAATACGCCAATTCGCGCATCCAATCCGACACCTATGGCGGCAGCCTCTGGGGCATCTACAGACCTTCCGCCAACTGGAAGTTCTCAGGCCTTCTTGGCTACATGAATCTCCAATACGACTCATCAAGGCAGATGAACTTCGGCGGCCTCAACCGCACCGCAGAGGCCAATTGGGATGGCAACGCCTTCACAGCAGCCCTGGACGCTCAATACAACTGGGCTCTCAATGGCGACAACAGCGATCCCGACGCCATTCGCATCAAGCCGCGCACCTTCCTCTCCTACGCCGTTCACAACCAGGGCTCCTTCTCTGAATTCGGCGCTCAGTCCCTCAACCTCGACGTTGACTCCCACACCGCCGACTCCCTCCTCTGGGGCATCGGCTTCACATTGGAAACTCCAATCAAGCTCAACTCAACCAATCGACTCATCCCAAGACTCACCGTCGGCTACGAGTACGACTTCATGGGTGATGCCAATGAGGAGCATCAACTCAACGCCTCCTTCTCTGAACTGCCAGCACTCGGCTCCGTTGATGTCCTCGGACAGAACCGTGGTGCTAACGCCCTCGATGTTGGGCTCTCCATCGAAATTGAAACCTCCGATTCCGTTTCCCTCTATGCCGGCGTCAACGGCGGCTTCTGGAGCAATGGCACTGAAGTCTCCTACGGAGGAGGGGTCAAATACTCCTGGTGA
- the psbC gene encoding photosystem II reaction center protein CP43, producing METPFDAGLVATGGKDLDSTGYAWWAGNARLINLSGRLLGAHVAHAGLMVFWAGAMMLFEVSHFTFDKPMYEQGLILFPHVATLGYGVGPGGEVTDLYPFFVVGVLHLISSAVLGLGGLYHALRGPEILENYSTFFSQDWRDKNQMTNIIGYHLILLGVGALLLVFKAMFFGGVYDTWAPGGGDVRLITNPTLDPGVIFGYLFRAPFGGEGWIIGVNSMEDIIGGHIWLGLTLIFGGIWHVITKPFGWVRRAFIWNGEAYLSYSLGALSFMSFIASAYIWFNNTAYPSEFYGPTNAEASQAQSFTFLVRDQRLGANIGSAMGPTGLGKYLMRSPTGEIIFGGETMRFWDFRGPWLEPLRGPNGLSLDKLQNDIQPWQVRRAAEYMTHAPNASINSVGGIITEPNSVNFVNIRQWLAATQFVLAFFFLVGHLWHAGRARAAAAGFEKGIDRQAEPTLAMPDLD from the coding sequence GTGGAAACGCCCTTTGATGCTGGTCTTGTCGCCACTGGCGGCAAAGACCTCGACTCCACCGGCTATGCCTGGTGGGCTGGCAATGCCCGTCTGATCAACCTGTCCGGCCGTCTGCTCGGTGCCCACGTGGCCCATGCAGGCCTGATGGTGTTCTGGGCTGGCGCCATGATGCTCTTCGAGGTGAGCCATTTCACCTTCGACAAGCCGATGTATGAGCAGGGTCTGATCCTGTTCCCCCACGTCGCCACCCTGGGGTATGGCGTGGGACCCGGCGGTGAGGTCACCGACCTCTACCCCTTCTTCGTGGTGGGTGTGCTGCACCTGATCAGTTCCGCTGTGCTCGGCCTCGGCGGCCTGTATCACGCCCTGCGCGGTCCGGAGATTCTGGAGAACTACTCCACTTTCTTCTCCCAGGACTGGCGGGATAAGAACCAGATGACCAACATCATCGGTTACCACTTGATCCTGCTTGGCGTCGGTGCGCTGCTGCTGGTGTTCAAGGCGATGTTCTTCGGCGGCGTCTACGACACCTGGGCCCCCGGCGGTGGTGACGTGCGCTTGATCACCAACCCCACCCTCGATCCCGGTGTGATCTTCGGTTATCTGTTCCGCGCCCCCTTCGGTGGCGAGGGCTGGATCATCGGTGTGAACTCGATGGAAGACATCATCGGTGGCCACATCTGGTTGGGTCTGACCCTGATCTTCGGTGGCATCTGGCACGTGATCACCAAGCCGTTCGGCTGGGTACGTCGCGCCTTCATCTGGAATGGTGAGGCCTATCTGAGCTACAGCCTCGGCGCCCTGAGCTTCATGAGCTTCATCGCCTCGGCTTACATCTGGTTCAACAACACCGCCTATCCCTCGGAGTTCTACGGCCCCACCAACGCCGAAGCTTCCCAGGCCCAGAGCTTCACCTTCCTGGTGCGTGACCAGCGCCTCGGCGCCAACATCGGTTCCGCCATGGGCCCCACCGGTCTGGGTAAGTACCTGATGCGCTCCCCCACCGGCGAGATCATCTTCGGTGGTGAAACCATGCGCTTCTGGGACTTCCGTGGTCCCTGGCTGGAGCCCCTGCGTGGCCCCAACGGCCTGAGCCTCGACAAGCTCCAGAACGACATCCAGCCCTGGCAGGTGCGTCGTGCCGCTGAGTACATGACCCACGCTCCCAACGCGTCGATCAACTCCGTGGGCGGCATCATCACCGAACCCAACTCGGTGAACTTCGTGAACATCCGCCAGTGGTTGGCCGCGACCCAGTTCGTGCTCGCCTTCTTCTTCCTGGTGGGTCACCTCTGGCATGCCGGCCGCGCCCGCGCTGCTGCTGCTGGCTTTGAGAAGGGCATCGACCGTCAGGCCGAGCCCACGCTGGCTATGCCCGACCTCGACTGA
- the psbD gene encoding photosystem II D2 protein (photosystem q(a) protein): protein MTIAVGRAPQRGWFDVLDDWLKRDRFVFVGWSGILLFPTAYLAIGGWLTGTTFVTSWYTHGIASSYLEGCNFLTAAVSTPADAMGHSLLLLWGPEAQGDFVRWCQLGGLWAFVALHGAFALIGFMLRQFEIARLVGIRPYNAIAFSGPIAVFVSVFLMYPLGQSSWFFAPSFGVAAIFRFLLFLQGFHNWTLNPFHMMGVAGILGGALLCAIHGATVENTLFEDGEQSNTFKAFEPTQEEETYSMVTANRFWSQIFGIAFSNKRWLHFFMLFVPVMGLWTSSIGIIGLALNLRAYDFVSQEIRAAEDPEFETFYTKNILLNEGLRAWMAPADQPHENFVFPEEVLPRGNAL, encoded by the coding sequence ATGACGATCGCTGTAGGACGCGCGCCACAGCGGGGATGGTTCGACGTCCTCGATGACTGGCTCAAGCGCGACCGCTTCGTTTTTGTCGGCTGGTCCGGCATCCTCCTCTTCCCCACGGCCTATCTGGCCATCGGTGGTTGGCTCACCGGCACCACCTTCGTCACCTCCTGGTACACCCACGGCATCGCCTCCTCGTATCTGGAAGGTTGCAACTTCCTCACCGCTGCGGTGTCCACCCCCGCCGATGCGATGGGCCACAGCCTCCTGCTGCTCTGGGGCCCTGAGGCCCAGGGCGATTTCGTGCGCTGGTGCCAGCTCGGTGGCCTCTGGGCCTTCGTGGCACTCCACGGTGCCTTCGCCCTGATCGGCTTCATGCTGCGTCAGTTCGAGATTGCCCGTCTCGTCGGCATCCGTCCTTACAACGCCATTGCCTTCTCCGGTCCGATTGCGGTGTTCGTCAGCGTTTTCCTGATGTACCCCCTCGGCCAGAGCAGCTGGTTCTTCGCTCCCTCCTTCGGTGTGGCAGCGATCTTCCGCTTCCTGCTCTTCCTTCAGGGCTTCCACAACTGGACCCTGAATCCCTTCCACATGATGGGCGTGGCCGGAATCCTCGGCGGTGCCCTGCTCTGTGCCATTCACGGCGCCACCGTGGAGAACACCCTGTTTGAAGACGGTGAGCAGTCGAACACCTTCAAGGCGTTCGAACCCACCCAGGAAGAAGAGACCTATTCGATGGTCACCGCCAACCGCTTCTGGAGCCAGATCTTCGGGATCGCTTTCTCCAACAAGCGCTGGCTGCACTTCTTCATGCTGTTCGTGCCTGTGATGGGCCTGTGGACCAGCTCCATCGGCATCATCGGCCTGGCCCTCAACCTGCGCGCCTACGACTTCGTGTCGCAGGAGATCCGCGCTGCAGAAGATCCCGAATTCGAGACCTTCTACACCAAGAACATCCTTCTGAATGAAGGTCTGCGTGCCTGGATGGCACCGGCTGACCAGCCGCACGAAAACTTCGTCTTCCCTGAAGAGGTTCTGCCCCGTGGAAACGCCCTTTGA
- a CDS encoding photosystem I assembly protein Ycf4, whose product MAADLLEQPVVGSRRLSNVLVALMVSIGGIGFLFASLSSYLGRDLLPLGHPAGLVFVPQGLVMGLYSIAAALLATYLWAVIAIDVGAGSNRFDKSAGVVTISRRGFRKPISVEIPLKDVKAVKVEVRDGFNTRRRVSLRVQGRRDMPLTRVGEPLPLAQLEQDGAELARFLGVNLEGL is encoded by the coding sequence ATGGCGGCCGATCTGCTCGAACAACCGGTGGTGGGATCCCGCCGCCTCTCCAATGTGCTGGTGGCGCTGATGGTCAGCATCGGCGGTATCGGCTTTCTGTTTGCCTCGCTCTCCAGCTACCTGGGTCGCGATCTTTTGCCCCTGGGGCACCCCGCCGGCCTGGTGTTCGTTCCCCAGGGCCTCGTGATGGGCCTCTACAGCATCGCGGCGGCCCTGCTCGCCACCTACCTCTGGGCCGTGATTGCCATCGATGTGGGTGCCGGCTCCAACCGTTTCGATAAAAGCGCCGGTGTGGTCACGATTTCCCGGCGTGGCTTTCGCAAGCCGATCAGCGTGGAGATTCCCCTCAAAGACGTGAAAGCCGTGAAGGTGGAGGTGCGCGATGGCTTCAACACGCGCCGGCGCGTGTCCTTGCGCGTGCAGGGGCGCCGCGACATGCCGCTGACCCGAGTCGGTGAGCCCCTCCCCCTGGCTCAGCTCGAACAGGATGGGGCGGAACTGGCCCGTTTCCTCGGCGTCAACCTCGAAGGTCTCTGA
- a CDS encoding peptidylprolyl isomerase has product MKRPSWIHSALSLLLCLPLLVSCARSTTASVPAGCAQASSPCLTGKATVKMTTNRGAITLEINGDAAPVTAGNFVDLVKRGVYNGTVFHRVVREPVPFVVQGGDPASSDPKTPKNSYGTGSFVDPATGQARFIPLEVKFRGEDQPRYGRVSTNPTDLLEIELAHERGALAMARSQAPDSASAQFYIALRPLPELDGRYAVFGRVTQGMEVVDAIQQDDTIIKAELLKP; this is encoded by the coding sequence ATGAAGCGTCCCTCCTGGATCCACTCGGCCCTGAGTCTGTTGCTGTGTCTGCCGTTGTTGGTGAGCTGTGCCCGCTCCACCACCGCTTCGGTTCCAGCCGGTTGCGCCCAGGCCAGCAGCCCCTGCCTCACCGGCAAGGCCACGGTGAAGATGACCACCAATCGCGGTGCCATCACGCTGGAGATCAATGGTGATGCCGCCCCGGTCACCGCTGGCAACTTCGTGGATCTGGTGAAGCGCGGCGTTTACAACGGCACCGTGTTTCACCGGGTGGTGCGGGAACCCGTTCCCTTCGTGGTGCAGGGAGGCGATCCTGCTTCGAGCGATCCCAAGACCCCCAAAAACAGCTACGGCACCGGCAGCTTTGTGGATCCCGCCACGGGGCAGGCCCGCTTCATTCCGCTGGAGGTGAAATTCCGCGGTGAGGACCAACCCCGCTACGGCCGCGTCAGCACCAATCCCACCGATCTGCTGGAGATCGAACTCGCCCATGAGCGTGGTGCCCTGGCGATGGCTCGCTCCCAGGCACCCGATTCCGCCAGCGCCCAGTTCTATATCGCCCTCCGGCCCCTGCCGGAACTGGATGGTCGCTACGCCGTGTTCGGGCGGGTGACCCAGGGCATGGAGGTGGTGGATGCGATCCAGCAGGACGACACAATCATCAAAGCCGAACTGCTCAAGCCCTGA
- the ilvN gene encoding acetolactate synthase small subunit: MKHTLSVLVEDESGALSRIAGLFARRGFNIDSLAVGPAESDGRSRLTMVVDGDDHTLQQMTQQLDKLVNVLQVLDLSQIPAVERELMLLKVAAPAEQRSAIFDLVQVFRAKVVDVADEALTLEVVGDPGKLVALERLMAPYGILEIARTGKVALERASGVNTELLKAAISGNRVPA, translated from the coding sequence ATGAAGCACACCCTGTCCGTGCTGGTGGAAGACGAATCCGGCGCCCTCAGCCGCATCGCCGGCCTGTTCGCCCGCCGGGGCTTCAACATCGACAGCCTGGCCGTGGGGCCGGCGGAATCCGATGGTCGCTCCCGGCTGACGATGGTGGTGGACGGCGATGACCACACCCTGCAACAGATGACCCAGCAGCTCGACAAGCTGGTGAATGTGCTGCAGGTGCTCGATCTCTCGCAGATTCCAGCGGTGGAGAGGGAACTGATGCTGCTGAAAGTGGCCGCCCCGGCGGAGCAGCGCAGCGCCATCTTCGACCTGGTGCAGGTGTTCCGCGCCAAGGTGGTGGACGTGGCCGATGAAGCCCTCACCCTGGAAGTGGTGGGTGATCCGGGCAAGCTGGTGGCCCTGGAACGGTTGATGGCTCCCTACGGCATTCTCGAGATCGCCCGCACGGGGAAAGTGGCCCTGGAGAGGGCCTCCGGTGTGAACACGGAACTGTTGAAAGCGGCCATCAGCGGCAACCGGGTGCCGGCCTGA
- a CDS encoding alpha/beta fold hydrolase gives MEATTHQIAPKIAPTAASAGLNTGADWGDSGDWHWQGLRSHWRALGPEQGHPLVLLHGFGASSDHWRHNAAPLAAAGFRVYSLDLIGFGRSDQPGHQRQRPLDNRLWGRQVNAFLEQVVDAPARGPAVLVGHSLGGLTALTAAVLRPDLVAAVAAAPLPDPALIQPLPLRRPRRWRRLRRPLVVLAMRLLPLELLLPVISRTRLLQLGLQGAYRRSIRHDRELQHLIARPAQRRSAARALRAMSIGMALRPRGATAPALLEQLAEQKQVPPLLLLWGRQDRFVPLLIGERLQRQHPWLELAVVEESGHCPHDERPEAFHATVLAWLDRSLDAINTPVGPVRGA, from the coding sequence GTGGAGGCGACCACTCACCAGATTGCTCCGAAGATTGCCCCGACGGCTGCATCCGCCGGTCTCAACACCGGGGCCGACTGGGGCGACAGCGGCGACTGGCACTGGCAGGGTCTGCGCAGTCACTGGCGGGCCCTCGGACCGGAGCAGGGGCATCCGCTGGTGCTGCTGCACGGTTTCGGAGCGAGCAGCGACCACTGGCGCCACAACGCTGCTCCCCTCGCCGCAGCGGGCTTTCGGGTCTACAGCCTCGATCTGATCGGCTTCGGCCGCTCCGACCAGCCCGGGCATCAGCGGCAGCGCCCGCTCGATAACCGTCTCTGGGGTCGCCAGGTGAACGCCTTCCTCGAGCAGGTGGTGGATGCGCCGGCGAGGGGGCCGGCGGTGCTGGTGGGCCATTCGCTCGGCGGGCTCACCGCCCTCACCGCTGCGGTGCTCCGCCCCGACCTGGTGGCGGCGGTGGCGGCGGCGCCGCTGCCCGATCCTGCCCTGATCCAACCGCTGCCCCTGCGGCGTCCCAGGCGCTGGCGGCGCCTTCGCCGGCCGCTGGTGGTGCTGGCGATGCGTCTCTTACCCCTGGAACTGCTCCTGCCCGTGATCAGCCGCACCAGGCTGTTGCAGCTGGGCCTGCAGGGGGCCTACCGGCGCTCGATCCGTCACGACCGGGAGCTGCAGCACCTGATCGCCCGACCGGCGCAACGCAGGAGTGCCGCCCGCGCCCTGCGGGCGATGAGCATCGGCATGGCTTTGCGTCCGCGAGGCGCCACCGCACCAGCCCTGCTGGAACAACTCGCCGAGCAGAAGCAGGTCCCCCCCCTGCTGCTGCTCTGGGGCCGGCAGGATCGCTTCGTGCCTCTGTTGATCGGCGAACGTCTGCAGCGCCAGCACCCCTGGCTCGAGCTGGCGGTGGTGGAGGAGAGCGGCCACTGCCCCCACGATGAACGGCCCGAGGCATTCCACGCCACGGTGCTGGCCTGGCTGGACCGTAGTTTGGATGCCATCAACACTCCTGTGGGACCTGTTCGAGGGGCATGA
- a CDS encoding N2,N2-dimethylguanosine tRNA methyltransferase codes for MLLAAWQRRQAPERPLRWLDLMAGCGIRALRWGLEASLPRSGPLELWVNDADADRRALLRANLARLHGGGGGPEALLVEQRSLPAEVLLRQAYLEQRTFDLIDLDAFGCPNRLLQATLQVLAFEGILLLASTDGRSPTGHDRSAAVRRFGAAARAHPASWEIALRLQLAALARETWLLGRGLEPLLAFSDGRTFRLAVRLRQHLDAGEEGQLGLLARCEACGAQASQSMLRLQGWPACACPAGAGRWAVSGPLWLGPLQQPALLLALQQLGAGMEGSVAPASARLLARLAADPGSPLLCWSTAELARRLRLNGPPAVAAVVEALRAQGHQALASGVMAGQLRTDAPYALLLQSCRQLGREDR; via the coding sequence GTGTTGCTCGCGGCCTGGCAACGGCGCCAGGCCCCCGAGCGCCCCCTCCGCTGGCTCGATCTGATGGCCGGCTGTGGCATCCGCGCTCTGCGTTGGGGACTGGAGGCGTCGCTTCCCAGGAGCGGCCCCCTCGAGCTCTGGGTCAATGACGCCGATGCCGATCGCAGGGCGCTGCTGCGCGCCAACCTCGCCCGCCTGCACGGCGGCGGTGGGGGCCCGGAGGCTTTGCTTGTGGAGCAACGCTCGCTGCCGGCGGAGGTGCTGTTGCGCCAGGCCTATCTCGAGCAGCGCACGTTCGATCTGATCGATCTCGATGCCTTCGGCTGCCCCAACCGCTTGTTGCAGGCCACCCTGCAGGTGCTGGCCTTCGAGGGGATCCTGCTGCTCGCCAGCACCGATGGCCGCTCCCCCACGGGCCACGACCGTTCGGCGGCGGTGCGGCGATTCGGCGCAGCGGCCCGCGCCCATCCCGCCAGCTGGGAGATCGCCCTTCGCTTGCAGCTGGCGGCCCTGGCCCGGGAGACCTGGTTGCTGGGGCGTGGTCTCGAGCCCCTCCTGGCCTTCAGCGACGGGCGCACCTTTCGTTTGGCGGTGCGCCTGCGCCAGCATCTCGATGCCGGGGAGGAGGGGCAGCTCGGTCTGCTCGCCCGTTGCGAGGCCTGCGGTGCCCAGGCGAGTCAGTCGATGCTCCGCCTGCAGGGCTGGCCGGCCTGTGCCTGTCCTGCCGGTGCTGGGCGCTGGGCGGTGAGTGGTCCGCTCTGGTTGGGACCGCTCCAGCAACCCGCCTTGCTGTTGGCGTTGCAGCAGCTCGGTGCGGGGATGGAGGGCAGCGTGGCACCGGCCAGCGCGCGGCTGCTGGCGCGCCTGGCTGCTGATCCCGGCTCGCCTTTGCTCTGCTGGTCGACGGCGGAACTGGCTCGCCGTTTGCGGCTGAACGGCCCTCCGGCGGTGGCGGCCGTGGTGGAGGCGTTGCGCGCGCAGGGCCATCAGGCCCTGGCCAGTGGGGTGATGGCGGGCCAGCTGCGCACGGATGCCCCCTACGCGCTGTTGTTGCAATCCTGCCGCCAGTTAGGGCGTGAGGATCGTTAA
- the petM gene encoding cytochrome b6-f complex subunit PetM: MASEIFGTAAIFWVLIPVGLAGGALLLKLQKD; the protein is encoded by the coding sequence ATGGCCTCGGAGATTTTTGGGACTGCTGCAATCTTCTGGGTGCTGATCCCCGTGGGCCTGGCCGGCGGCGCCCTGCTCCTGAAGCTGCAGAAAGACTGA
- a CDS encoding NAD(P)H-binding protein: MQVLVVGGTGTLGRQIASRALEAGHQVRCMVRTPRKASFLQEWGCELTRGDLLEPASLDYAMDGVDAVIDAATSRPNDPRSVYETDWDGKLNLLRACETAGVKRFVFLSLLLADQYRQVPLMDIKSCTEQLLRDSDFDYTILQGAAFMQGVIGQFAIPVLESQTVWVSGSPTAIAYMNTQDMARFAVAALERDETIRGSYPVVGPKAWNTGEVVQLCEQACGKSARVFRVPPALLELLRGICNFFEPAVNVAERLAFAEVTGGGARLDAPMEASYAAFGLDRADTTTLESYLNEYYTTILKRLRDMEKDLDKDAKKKLPF; this comes from the coding sequence ATGCAGGTTCTGGTGGTTGGTGGAACCGGCACGCTCGGTCGGCAGATTGCCAGCCGAGCTCTTGAGGCTGGCCATCAGGTGCGCTGCATGGTGCGGACACCCAGAAAGGCCTCGTTTCTGCAGGAATGGGGCTGCGAGCTCACCCGGGGTGATCTGCTCGAACCCGCCAGCCTCGACTACGCCATGGATGGTGTCGACGCGGTGATTGATGCCGCCACCAGTCGCCCGAATGATCCCCGCAGCGTTTACGAGACTGACTGGGACGGCAAGCTGAACCTCTTGCGTGCCTGCGAAACGGCCGGGGTGAAGCGCTTCGTGTTTCTGTCGCTGCTCCTGGCTGATCAGTACCGCCAGGTGCCGCTGATGGACATCAAATCCTGCACGGAGCAGCTGCTGCGGGACTCGGATTTTGACTACACGATCCTGCAGGGTGCGGCCTTCATGCAGGGGGTGATCGGTCAGTTCGCCATTCCGGTGCTCGAGAGCCAGACCGTGTGGGTGAGTGGCAGTCCCACGGCGATCGCCTACATGAACACGCAGGACATGGCGCGGTTTGCGGTGGCGGCCCTGGAGCGTGATGAGACCATTCGGGGCAGCTATCCGGTGGTGGGTCCGAAAGCCTGGAACACCGGCGAGGTGGTGCAGCTCTGTGAGCAGGCCTGCGGCAAATCGGCGCGGGTGTTCCGGGTGCCGCCGGCTCTGCTGGAGCTGTTGCGCGGCATCTGCAATTTCTTTGAGCCCGCCGTCAATGTGGCGGAACGCCTGGCCTTTGCGGAAGTCACCGGCGGTGGCGCCCGTCTTGATGCGCCGATGGAAGCGAGCTACGCGGCGTTCGGTCTCGACCGTGCGGACACCACCACGCTCGAGTCGTATCTCAACGAGTACTACACCACGATTCTCAAGCGTCTGCGCGACATGGAGAAAGATCTCGACAAGGATGCCAAGAAGAAACTGCCCTTCTGA